TTAACAATTTCATATGATTTCCTCCAACTTAGTTTGTTACATAGGATAACATTTGATTTGATTTTTTAAAAGAAGGTTGCATATATGGGAAAACAAAATGAACTGAAAAAAATTGGTGAAATATATAGAGAATTACGGTTAGATAAAGGTACAAAATTATCAAATTATATTGATAAAGGATTTTCTAAATCGCAACTTTCTAGATTTGAAAGAGGAGAGACTGAAATATCTTTGATTAAATTTTTAAGTGCATTAGATTTTATAAATGTTTCGATAGAAGAATTTATGGTAATCTACAGAGGTTATAGAAATGATAGTTTTGAAGAATTATTAAAGAAGCTACATACTCTAAGTCTTACAAAAGATGCGGAGGGGTTACGATATCTATTTAACGAAGTGGAGGAGTTGCCTAATTCAACAACAAAGAAAATAGAAAAAATACTGATATTATCTTGCTTAAGTTCTGTAGAGTCTGAAAATTTGATAACTCAATCAGATTTACGATTTGTGACTGATTATTTATTTGGGATTGAGAGCTGGGGCTACTATGAATTGTCTATTTTAGGGAATCTTGCTCAATATATAA
This region of Streptococcus thermophilus genomic DNA includes:
- a CDS encoding Rgg/GadR/MutR family transcriptional regulator → MGKQNELKKIGEIYRELRLDKGTKLSNYIDKGFSKSQLSRFERGETEISLIKFLSALDFINVSIEEFMVIYRGYRNDSFEELLKKLHTLSLTKDAEGLRYLFNEVEELPNSTTKKIEKILILSCLSSVESENLITQSDLRFVTDYLFGIESWGYYELSILGNLAQYINGETLVSLGREVLRKTDYYYEVVRNRKLVIQLSINIMIRCIESEWFTKAAFFERHIDSLVNVESDMYEKVIFYYVQGYLKFAMGDSGGKQIMQESLEIFKLLKNTRLYKNYLEHFKSIVG